A genomic segment from Diospyros lotus cultivar Yz01 chromosome 5, ASM1463336v1, whole genome shotgun sequence encodes:
- the LOC127802874 gene encoding B3 domain-containing protein LOC_Os12g40080-like: IHNPLKALKQYSRKVQASQPLKQVQESTLSPDPASSSSRVQKVCGVDGINKNLPSFLKVILDCKTDRLQISPDFEKHLSDWSDTAVLKTKSGKTWNVKTCQTCKGLALVDGWQEFSRDLSLENGELLVFVYNGNMQFTVRIYGPNGLERLE, translated from the exons ATCCATAACCCTTTAAAGGCACTGAAGCAGTATTCAAGAAAAGTACAAGCCTCACAACCGCTCAAGCAAGTCCAAGAATCAACTTTAAGTCCAG ATCCTGCTAGTAGCTCTTCCAGAGTGCAGAAAGTTTGCGGTGTTGATGGAATAAACAAAAATCTACCATCCTTTCTCAAAGTCATTCTTGACTGCAAAACTGACAGGCTG CAAATCTCCCCAGACTTTGAGAAGCATTTATCAGACTGGTCCGACACAGCAGTTCTGAAGACCAAGTCAGGAAAAACTTGGAATGTGAAAACATGTCAAACTTGCAAAGGACTCGCTCTGGTGGATGGTTGGCAGGAGTTCTCAAGGGACCTCTCTTTGGAAAACGGAGAGCTTCTGGTCTTTGTATACAATGGGAATATGCAGTTCACTGTGCGAATTTACGGGCCGAATGGGTTGGAAAGGTTGGAATAG
- the LOC127802844 gene encoding uncharacterized protein LOC127802844, with protein MAMVTEALVFVLMMMMMIRSDAYDTNVVFDPCSDAKVQKCDGFTFALAFSTKESFISNQIQFSPCDRRLPLAGSNAQLAIFRPKVDEISLLTINSPTFSPTLAGGYMVAFAGRKYAARSLPALVSDNTHTITSFTLVLEFQKGTLENLYWKKFGCSSRTGKSTVCLNKTDCAVPTSSCKASGGTVDCNLGIQLAFSGTDKNNEVLNSWYEVGKLRQYSLFALYSDLRHSLADQFSNLF; from the exons ATGGCAATGGTAACAGAAGCTCTGGTGTTCgtattgatgatgatgatgatgattcgaTCAGATGCATATGACACGAATGTGGTATTCGATCCTTGTTCGGATGCGAAGGTTCAGAAATGTGATGGATTTACCTTCGCCCTAGCGTTCTCCACAAAAGAATCGTTCATATCCAATCAGATTCAGTTTTCGCCCTGTGACCGTCGGCTCCCCCTCGCTGGAAGCAACGCTCAACTTGCTATTTTCAGGCCGAAGGTGGATGAGATCTCTCTCCTCACCATCAACAGCCCCACTTTCTCTCCG ACTCTGGCAGGTGGGTATATGGTGGCATTTGCAGGAAGGAAATACGCTGCTAGATCACTGCCAGCCTTGGTTTCAGACAATACCCACACAATAACAAGTTTTACACTG GTGCTTGAATTCCAGAAGGGAACACTTGAAAACCTGTACTGGAAGAAGTTCGGATGTTCTTCACGCACCGGCAAGTCTACAGTTTGCCTAAACAAAACGGATTGTGCAGTACCAACTTCGAGTTGTAAAGCCAGCGGGGGAACCGTCGACTGCAACCTCGGCATACAGCTGGCTTTCTCGGGGACGGATAAGAACAACGAGGTGCTCAACTCGTGGTACGAGGTGGGCAAACTCCGACAATACTCTCTCTTTGCGTTGTACTCTGATCTGCGCCATAGCCTCGCCGACCAGTTTAGCAATCTCTTTTGA